From a region of the Hippopotamus amphibius kiboko isolate mHipAmp2 chromosome 3, mHipAmp2.hap2, whole genome shotgun sequence genome:
- the LOC130849269 gene encoding ubiquitin-conjugating enzyme E2 E3-like, whose amino-acid sequence MSSDQQRSDEESPSTSSGSSDADQRDPAAPEPEEQEERKPSATQQKKNTKLSSKTTAKLSTSAKRIQKELAEITLDPPPNCSAGPKGDNIYEWRSTILGPPGSVYEGGVFFLDITFSSKYPFKPPKVTFRTRIYHCNINSQGVICLDILKDNWSPALTISKVLLSIHSLLTDCNPVDPLVGSIATQYLTNRAEHDKIARQWTKRYAA is encoded by the coding sequence ATGTCCAGTGATCAGCAGAGGTCCGATGAGGAGAGCCCCAGCACCAGCAGTGGTAGTTCAGATGCGGACCAGCGAGACCCAGCCGCTCCAGAGCCTgaagaacaagaagaaagaaaaccttcTGCCACCCAGCAGAAGAAAAACACCAAACTCTCTAGCAAAACCACTGCTAAGTTATCCACTAGtgctaaaagaattcagaaggAGCTAGCTGAAATAACCCTTGATCCTCCTCCTAACTGCAGTGCTGGGCCTAAAGGAGATAACATTTATGAATGGAGATCGACTATACTTGGTCCACCGGGTTCTGTATATGAAGGTGGTGTGTTTTTTCTGGATATCACGTTTTCATCCAAGTATCCATTTAAACCACCAAAGGTTACTTTCCGCACCAGGATCTATCACTGCAACATCAATAGTCAGGGAGTCATCTGCCTGGACATCCTTAAAGACAACTGGAGTCCTGCTTTGACTATTTCAAAGGTTTTGCTGTCAATTCATTCTCTTTTGACAGACTGCAACCCTGTGGATCCTCTGGTTGGAAGCATAGCCACTCAGTATTTGACCAACAGAGCAGAACATGACAAGATAGCCAGACAGTGGACCAAGCGATACGCAGCATAA
- the LOC130848571 gene encoding AP-1 complex subunit sigma-2-like, protein MQFMLLFSRQGKLQLQKWYVPLSDKEKKKITRKLVQTVLAQEPKMCSFLEWRDLKIVYKRYASLYFCCAIEDQDNELITLEIIHRYVKLLDKYFGSVCELDIIFNFEKAYFILDEFLLGGEVQETSKKNVLKAIEQADLLQENFEHFPPAVSFYSF, encoded by the coding sequence ATGCAGTTTATGTTGCTTTTTAGTCGTCAGGGAAAGCTTCAACTGCAGAAATGGTATGTCCCATTAtcagacaaagagaagaaaaagataacaagAAAACTTGTTCAAACCGTTTTAGCACAGGAACCTAAAATGTGCAGCTTTCTTGAGTGGCGAGATCTGAAGATTGTTTACAAAAGATATGCCAGTCTATATTTTTGCTGTGCTATTGAGGATCAGGACAATGAACTAATTACCCTGGAAATAATTCATCGTTATGTGAAATTACTTGATAAGTATTTTGGCAGTGTGTGTGAACTTGATATCATCTTTAATTTTGAGAaggcttattttattttggatgaGTTTCTTTTGGGAGGAGAAGTTCAGGAAACATCCAAGAAAAATGTCCTTAAGGCAATAGAGCAGGCTGATCTACTGCAGGAGAATTTTGAGCATTTCCCCCCTgctgtttcattttattcattttga